The DNA region CAGATGTCTTTCTAAAACTATGGAACAACAGAAAGAAAAATGAGGTGAAGCATTTACTTCCCTTTCTATATACCAGCGTTAAAAATACCACACTAAACTTTAAAAAATCAAGTAGACGCCATCTTTGGTTGGAAGATGATGACTACTTGGTAGATGAAGAGAACCAAGAGTCCAAGATTATTGTCAGGGAAGAGCTAGAAAATATTCAAAAGATTATTGCACGAATGCCACCTAAGCGACGTACCATTTTTATGCTGAATAGGATGGATGGTCTTAAATACAAGGAAATAGCCGAGATAATGAATATTTCCGTTCACACCGTTCAAAATCAAATGGTGCTGGCCGTAAAATTTCTGTATGACCAATTTCCGGATAAAAAGATTAAAGATTCGCTGTAGGTCTCGGCTCTTCAAATAACATTTTATTTACGTTTTAGTAAACTGCTTCAATAGTAGGTCCGTTGCCATAAAGTTGTCTTGTTAGTGTACGAGACACTACTTATGATTGAAGATAAATTTTGGGAGTTGGCTACAAAATACATGTCCAACGAAGCCTCTGAAGAAGATATAAATGAACTCTTTCTATTGTTGAAGAGTGATGAAAAGTACCAAAAAGCTTTTAGCGATACGGTAGAGAAATGGAACGGGGTTACCAGTCCTAGAGATTTTCAGTTTAATACCAAAGCCTCTAAACAAAAGCTGCTTGAAGAAATAGATAAACGTTCTTCTCCTATTTCAAAAATCAGGGCTTTTTCAAAATCATCCAATTTTAGACTGAAAGCTGCCGCAATGGTTGTGGTGCTGCTCGGCACTTACTTTTTAACGAATAGTATTCTGGAAGGTCGGGAGTGGAAGGAGTTTCAGACGGTAACGAACGAGAAGTTGAAAATTATCCTACCGGATAGTACGCACGTTTGGTTGAACCAAAACTCTTCCATTTCTTATAACTACTCCAACCCGGAAGAAAGACTATTAAAGCTAGAGGGCGAAGCTTTTTTTGATGTCGCCAGAAATGAAAGCAGACCCTTTTTAATAGAAGGCCCTTATTTTAAGACCCAAGTCTTGGGCACCAGTTTTAATATCCATTCTAGAAATGAAGAAGACGCTTCCGTTAGTGTGGTAAGCGGCAAGGTTTCCGTTAGTGCCAACGAAAGCAACGCCTTACTGCTGCTGGAACGTGGTGATGGAGCAATTTTCCGGCAAGGGGATAAAAGTCTAAGCAAGCGCAAACTGAACGATGTTGATAATGAAATGGCTTGGATAGAAGGCAGGTTCGTGTTTGAGAACAGTACTATGAAAAGCGTTTTGAATTACCTGTCCAAATACTATAAGGTAACCTTTGATTTAAGCAATGAAAATTTAAACAACTGCCTTATCACCGCCTCTTTTAAGGGGGAGTCCCTAAACAATATACTAACCATATTGTGTGCGTCCTTGGATTGCAAATATGAGATTGTAGCGAACAGAACCATCATCTTATCCGGAAACGGATGTCAAAAAAAACCGGGAGATATTACGAGTATCGTCCCGGCTAAAAATCAATAAATGATTCTTAATTGTAATGCACTTCAAAAATGAAAAAAATTAAACGTAAACAAAAGAACAATCACACTTTTTGCCCTAGTCGGGCATTTCACCTGCTACTGGCTATTTTAATGGGGGTAAATGTATCGGCGCGGTCAGTTTCGGTACCTCAGGTATTGGATACCAAAGTTTCCGTTTCGGTGGAAGAGGAAACCGTAGAAAGCCTCCTTAAAAAAATAGAATCGGTTTCAGAGATTAGTTTTGTATATAGTAAAAGCAAGGTGTCGTTGGTAGATAAGATCAGCCGCACGTATGTAGATAAAAGTATCAAGTTCATCTTAACGGATGCACTGCCCCAAGACGTTTCTTTCGGTACCGCTCAGAACACCGTCATCCTAAAGAAAAAGAAACAAACGGCTCCCAAAAAAGTAATGTCTTTTCAGGCCAACGGAAGGGCTACGGGTACCATAACCGATAAAAACGGGAATTTCCTGCCGTACGCCACTGTAATTGCGTTGGGCACGAGAAGAGGAACCACCTCGGATATAGATGGAACCTATTCGTTGGAACTTCCTGAAGGTTCATATACGCTACAGGCCAAATATATTGGTTATATGGATGCTGAAATTCCCGTGACCATAGCGGGAGATTCCACGGTATCGGCCAATATTGTCCTTAAAGAAAATGCAACTGCTTTGGAGGAGACCGTTGTGTATGGTAACCTGAGTCGTGGGCAAGCGAAAGCGCTAAACGAACAGAAGAACGCGGAGAACTTTAAAAATGTGGTCTCTTATGAACAGTTTAGCAAGTATGCAGACCGTAATGCTGCCGAGGCACTTCAAAGGATTCCCGGTATTGCCTTAAGTAGGGACCAGGGAGAAGGTGAGCTGGTTTCCATTAGGGGACTTTCCCCTAGGTTCAATGCGGTTCAGGTGAACGGCTCTAGAATTCCAAGTCCAGACCCGGATACGGATCGTGCCGTTGGGTTGGATTTGTTGCAGGCAGATTTAATGGAATCCATTGTAGTGAATAAAACCCTTACTCCGGAAATGGACGGTGACGCCATTGGTGGTACGGTTAACTTCAATTTAAAACAGGCTCCGGATAAACCAATTTTAAATGTATCGGCCAGTGGAGGGTTTAACCAACAACAATCGGAATTCGAGGATCTTGGAAAGGACCTTCAATCTTTTTCCGCGGTACTGGGCAAGCGTTTCTTTAACGACAAACTTGGGCTTATAGCGGCAGGAAGTTATTACCGCACCAATAGGGGTTCCTTGTTGAACCAATACCTCTATACGGACGAGACTTCTTTGAATATTGAGGAAAAAAGGAATAACGATTATGATGTTAGACGTGTGCGTTATGGACTTATGTTCAGTCCGGATATTCGGTTTGATAAAAAGAACAGCCTCAAGCTATTGGCCAACTACAATGTGTATGATGATGATGAAATAAGAAGGTTGGTAGACTATCTGGTAACCGATGGTGAAGAAAGTAGGGAAACCCGTAACCGTGGCGAATATCAAAAGCACGCATTGTACCAATTATCCGGTGATCACGATTTAAGTGCAATGGATATTTCATACCGTTTTAGCTATACGGAGGCCGAAGAGGAAATGCCCTATAGAACGTATTGGAGATTTGGTAGGGATGTAGATTACAGTGGGCTTTCAAACGATGAACTTACCAACTTGGGAGTGAAGGATAATCCGGATACGGATTCGCAGTTGTTCTTGAACCGTGTGCGGTTCGATAATAATTTGACGGAAGACAAAAATTACGAAGGTAGGCTGGATATTGAATTTCCTTTTGAGCTGATAGGAATGGAGAACAAGCTAAAAGTTGGGGGCAAGTTCCGTAATAAAAACAGGATTTCAGATGCAAAACGTTCACAGTTAGATGTAGACGAAGATGTGAATCCATTCCCTATAAACGGAGGCGATTTCGGATTCATTAATATACGGGCCAACGACCCTGAAGCTTCTCAAGTAGGTGGTCTGGATGATTTTGTGGTAGATGAAGATAGGGGAGACGGCACCGATTACGAAGCGGAAGAAAATGCCGTGGCCGCTTATGTAAAACTATCTTTAGGGCTTACCGAAAAATTATCGTTGGTAACCGGTGTGCGTTTTGAAAGTACCAACAACAAATACTCGGCTATTAGGGCAGATGATTTTAATACCGTAAATGAGTTTACGTATTCAAACCTGCTGCCCTCTGCACAGTTTAAATATAATTTTGATGACAATACCTTAATGCGCTTGGCCTATAGTTCCGGTTTTACCAGACCTCCTTTTAGCGCATTGATTCCGGGGCCGGATAATATTGACCGTGACAGCCGCAGAATCACCCGTAGGAACCCGGAATTGGAACCGAGCACGGTAAATAATTTCGATTTCATTTTTGAGAAATACTCCAATAACCTAGGTGTTTTTACAGTGGGACTTTTTGGAAAATTTGTGGACAACCAGATACAGACACAACGCTCTTTTACTGATTTTGAAGGTGATTTATATACCGTGTTTCAATCTATAAATGGTGAAAATGCAAAGGCTATGGGAGTTGAGGTTTCTCTGGTACATAAATTTTTGAACGATGGTGTTCCATTTTTAAAATGGTTTGGGGTGAGTACAAACTACACTTATGCCTACACGGAACAAAAAATATCTACCATTGTTGATGATGAGGTGGTGAATAGAACCTTGCCTTTTGAAAGCCCTAAGAATATCTTCAATTTGGGGTTGTTTTATGAAAATCCAAAAATAGGATTGACGTTTACGGCATCCGGTGTTTACAGAGATGCTATTCTTATTGATTTGGGTGATAATGAGCTAACCGATTTCTATTTTGGTGATGAGTTTCATTTGGATATTTCCGCAAGTCAGCGAATCACAAAAAAGCTATCTGCCTTTGTACAGGTGAATAATATTACGGATCAGGACGAACGCGAGTTTTTTGGTGACCCAAATGAGGATTTCTCCAGAATACATCAAACGGAAGGTTATGGTTTTTGGGGCTCAGTAGGCCTTAAGTACGAATTGTAAAAAGTAGTCATGAAAGCACAAAGAATAACCAACGTCAGCACTTTTTTGCTTGTTGTTATGATAGCCCTAAAGGTATCGGCACAAGAGTTTAAAATAGACCGAACCTATGAAGTGCCTTCGGCCAGACAAGGCGTAGCGATAGATGAGGATTACTTTTATGTAGTTAACAATTCGGAAATCGTAAAATACACCAAAAAGGATGGAGAGCAGGTGGCTCACTGGGAAGATACTTCCGGTGCCATTAAGCATTTCAATAGTGGTATTATCATAAACGAAAAGCTGTACTGTGCCAACTCCAACTATCCGGAATCGCCAATGGCAAGTTCCATAGAAGTTTTTGACCCCAAATCGCTAGAACACCTAGAGAATATTAGTTTGGGAATCTATATAGGTTCTGCCACATGGATAGATTTCTATGAGGGCTATTGGTATATCGCCTTTGCCCATTATACGGGTAGGGGCGCTACGGAAACCAAAACCAATAGTTGGACCCAGTTGGTAAAATTCAATACGGACTGGCAGCGCATAGAAGGGTGGATTTTTCCAAAAGATCTGGTAGCTAAGTTCGGCACCCGAAGCAATTCTGGAGGGTTTATCACCAAAGACGGAAAAATATATGCCACTGGGCATGATAATAAGGAACTGTACGAGCTGTCGTTCCCAAAAATCGGTCACACGCTGTTATGGCATAAAACCTATGACATCCCCTACGAAGGTCAAGGTATTGCGTTAGATGTAAATTCCGCCGATAGTTTGTCATTGTACGGGATAATTAAAAAAGAAAACAAAGTGTTACGGACAACTTTAAAAAAATAAAGAGAATGAGACTTTTAAAATATGTATTAAACCTATTATTTCTGAGTGCTACCTTGCTTTCTTGCCATGAAGATGCCATTGTAGCGCAAACCGAAATTGAGGCCCCCATAGCCGTTACGGCACAGGCTTCGGTTGCGTTGAACAACAATCAGCGAAGGTCGTTTTTAGAATATTACGCGCCCGTTATATTTAAGCAAGCACACGAGTATAGCAATGACCACCTTGGTTATGATTGGCTTACCAACTTTTATTTTGATGGCGATACCGACCTTACCAATAATAAAGATAATTGGAGCACGGAATTAGATGCCTACATAGACCGATCTCAGCATGCCAACTGGCAAATACGCCCAACGCTGTACACTTCCATAATCGAATTTTATGATGATGAGCTAGATACCAAAAGTGTTATTCTGCTGTACCATGTGTATCATGCCAAACAGCGCGGTTCAATACATGATTGGGAGCGCATAGAAATCAGGATAGATGATGTACAAGGCAGTCCGGGAACGGGTGAGGAAATCAATTATGTGGTGGTTACCAGACATGGACTCCACAATGCCAGGGAATATCCAGATGAGGATTTAAACTTTATGGAAACTGCTAATGGAAAGCATGTCATGATATGGCAAGCAGATTGGGATTATGGCTTGATCGGTACGGCAGAGCTCCGGTTTGTGGAAGATTCTTGGAGTACCATCAATACGAAAAACGTAAACGACCATAATGCGGATGTAGATATCAACGGTTCGGGAGACAATAATTTCCATTACATCTTTACGTATAAAGAAGATTCCGAAACCGTAAATTACTGGAATGCGCAAACCCTCACCCAAAGCAATGCGGCTGCATTGGTATCTGGAGAATCTCAGAACAACACCGTAGATTTTAGTGAAACCAAGAGAATCACCTATGAGCTGCAGGATATTGCGGATATTATTCCCACACACTTAAGCAGTAGCGATTGGCATAAAACTAGACAAGTAAACTTAGCCTCTCCTGTGCTCAACGAAGATGGTTCCGCGGCTATTACGGCGGGAACCAAAACCTTCTATTATGAAGCGATAGATGATCAAGACCCGGATGAGGACAGGGATGGTTTTATCCGTAAGCATTGGTTTTGGGGTGTGTACTATTATGGGGAGGAAGGCGACTATTTTTATGAGGAACTGGACCCACAACCTTGGCAGCAACATGTTTATTTTGCCCATAACGGTACCAGGGGCAACGGCACAAAGGCCGATGAGCTGGCCAATAGGGGTTTCTTTTTAGGAAGAGGAGATTATAGCAATTGGCTTTCCAACGGCGGCTTTGATGGCAGATGGGTGCAACTTTTTGATGATTGATTATAGGCATAACCAAACTTAACCTTACGGCAGATTACATTTTGTTTAGTTTCTTTTAAAAGCGCAGCAATTCCCCCTTGCTGCGTTTTTTTTGTGTAGAAAATGGTTCGTGTGCTAAAGGAGATAGGGTTCTGTGGAAAGCAAGATGAAAAGTTTTAATAGCCTTACAGGAATCTGTAATAAAAAACCAACAAAAAGCCATAATTTGCAGAAGAGTGGAGCGTACCTAGGTTCGTTTGTTTAATTGCTACATACAATATGAAAAAACTTATACCTAAAGAAGATAGAGTAAAGGAATTATTGAAATTTGGGATTCCTGAAAAATTTATTAAAGGTATTGGGAATATTGAAGAGCTAGAATTTATGGTTGAGGATATCAATGGAGCATACTTTTATTTGCCAACGATATCTGATTATAGCTTTTTGAAGAACCTAAATATTATTCCAATTTATGATAGAGGTCAAACATTTTATGTTTTTGCTTATAACGAAGAAATCAAAAAGATAATTCAATTTGGACTTGAGTCACAGAAAATAAGAAAAGATTACGGAGAGAATTGGAATTTACTTCTTCTGGGTATTATGATTGATCTTTTTGACCAATATATCGAAGATGATATAGGTAAAGAAAAGTTTGTTGAAGTCGGGAACAAAATAGGATTCGAAAAATCTGCTGAATTATTTGATCTCAGGAATTTGCCCGTTGAAGAATTCAATAAAAAACTTGAAGACAACGAAAAGTGGGAACTTGAAATAGCTGAGAAATTGAAAATACTATAGGATGCTACTAGGTATGAAAAACATAGCTAATAAGCTAAATCTATAAGTTTAAAACTAGATAGAAAAAATTGCTTTAGTACTAAATCTAAAATATTGTGTTTTTTTATAAGCTATCTTTCGTAGACTGAACATTATGTTAATAATATATGAAACCAAAAATATTTATAGGGTCATCTGTCGAAGGTCTTAACGTAGCTTACGCTATTCAACAAAATCTAACATATGATGCAGATGTAACTGTTTGGGATCAAGGTGTTTTTGAACTTTCCAAAACAACAATTGAGTCACTGATGAAAGTGTTGGAAAATTCAGATTTTGGAATTTTTGTGTTTAACCCTGACGACTTACTAAAAATACGAGCTGATGAAACATCGGTAGTCAGAGATAATGTTATATTTGAAATGGGGTTATTTATAGGAAAACTCTCAAGAGAAAGAGTTTATTTTTTGAAACCTATGAAAGGAGAGCTGCATATTCCTTCGGATTTGTTAGGAATTATATCAGGAGATTATGATTCTGAACGAGAAGATGGTAGTATACAAGCTGCAACAGGGCCGTTCTGTAATCAAGTAAGACAGCAAGTCCAAAAACTCGGTACTGTCACACTAGTTGAAAATAATCCACAAAATCCAGACGAAAAGAATAGTGCTTTAAAAGATGATAATTGGTATAGTTTGTTTCTAGATAGAAAATATGGCGAAACTATCGAAAAGCTTAATTCTCTTATTAGAAAAGAGAAAGTTGAGGAAGAGAAACTAAATTTAATGTTATGGAAAATATATTGTGAATTTAAGACCGGCGAAAAAAATGGATTAAAAAAAATGGATGCTTTTATGAAGAAACATGAAAGTAAAAGAAACGCATATATTGGTTTAGCTAGAATCTACCAATGGGAAGAATATTTTGATAAGTCCGAAGCTACAATTGAATTGGGTTTAAAAAAATTTAAAAATGATTCTTCTTTAATAGCTATTAGAGCTGAAAATCAAATTCATATGGGTGAAACGGATAGCGCAATTCAGTTGTTAGAAAAGCATAATCCTAGTGAAAATGTTGAAATTGCTATCCATATCTATAATATTCATTTTAAGATTAAAAGTTATGATAGAGCTCTGGATGTCATACATGTTACCTACTTAAATTTTCCCAATAATGAACAACTGAGATATAAATATGCCTTGGTGGCAATTGAATTAGAAAAATATCATATAGCATTGTTTCTGTTAAATTCTCTGGTGAGTGAATTTCCAAAAAACATGTCATATTGGGGATATTTAAGTAACACAGCTCTACAACTTGATTTTTATGACCTTGCACTAAGCTCAAATCGAAAAGCAGAAGAATTATCTGAATCTAAAGAGAGTTGGATACTTTCCAATACAGGTAATATGTTATATAATAAAGGGTTTTATTCTGAAAGTATAACATACTTTAATAAGAGCATATCTATTTCAAAAGAAAGTGACTATGCCCATGGTAGGTTAGCATCAGCAGTTAAGGATAGACAAAAAGAAAAAGAAGAAATAAATCAAAAATGTAAAGAAGGTAGAATTAGTATTAGAGATTATAAAATAGAAGCCAGTACATAAAACCCATACCCCTTCCAAAACTCGCTATCATGATAGTTTTTTAATTTTTACGAACAATTAAAACCTACTGTATCAGGTAGTTTTGTTTTGTGAAAGTAGCCAAGTACTTACGTATGGATAAAATTCATAGGTGTACATCCGGCACTACAGCTATATCTGTAGCTCAGGCGTTAGCTGCTATCTGAATAGCGACAATCATATCATTTAAAATTTGAACAAAATGGAAAACGGGAAAATCGATAAAAAGAAATATGGGAAATTCTTTGCAATGATCGCGACTTCGATGGTGGCAATGTTTCTTTTAATGTACACGCATTCATATCAAATAATCGACCACTTTTGGTTTAGTGAAACTAGATTGTTCATGACCCTAATTATGGGGGGATCCATGATAATTATTATGCTTCTCTATATGCTTAATATGTATAAGAGTAAAAAGACCAATATTGCCATATTGGGATTGGGAGTTGTAATGATAATAGGAGCAATTGGGTTGGTAAGAAGTCAGGTTACCGTTACCGATACCGATTATATGGAGGGAATGATTCCCCATCATTCAATTGCCATATTGACCAGCGAAAGAGCAAAAATCAAAGACGTTAGAGTCCGAGAACTTGCGGATGACATTATCAAAGCCCAACGCAAAGAAATTATGGAAATGGAATGGCTGATTAAGGATATTAAAGAAAATGGAGTAGTAGAAACCGAAGCGGAAAAGGAAAATAGACCCGTTCCAAAATTTGAAGGACGGCTGGACAAAGAAACCAAGAATATTGAAATTGAATAGACAGCCAGCTGCTAAGAATGGTAACCTTGTAGAACTCCCTACTAGTCAGAACAACAATTTTTCAAAACCGCTTTCTAAGGCGGTTTTGTTCTTTAGGCAAACAGCCAACCCGATATTTTTCTGAGCCTGAAAACCATTTCTATCTTGTTTTGCTTTACAGCAGAATTAATTCAAACTTCTAAATTCACTTGGCGAGTGACCCACCCTTTGTTTAAAGAGTCTGGTAAAATGCTGTGGATATTTAAACCCAAGTTCATAGGCAATCTCGCTAACCGATTTGTTCGGGTCGAATACCTTTTCCTTGGCCACTTCAATGAGCTTGGCCTGTATGTATTCTTGGGCAGATGTACCGGTTTCCTTTTTGACCAAATCACCAAAGTAGTTTGAAGACAAATGCAATTGGTCTGCAAAATAGCCTACTGATGGCAATCCGTAGGTTTGAGGTTTCTCAGAGGAAAAATATTCGCCCAGAAGCCCGTTGAATTTTTCTAACGCACCTTGATGAACAACTTCACGGGTCAAAAATTGTCGGTCGTAAAATCGGAGACAGTAGTCTAAGAACAGCTCAATATTTGCAACGATCAACTTTTTGCTGTGTTTGTCCATATTCTGCTCCAGCTCAAACTGAATTTTATCCAGCACGCTTAAAATCACTTTTCGTTCTTTAGCGGATAGGTGCAATGCCTCATTGCTTGAATAGGAAAAAAAGCTATAGTCACTCATTTTTTTGCCCAGTTCTGTACCCAACAACAAATCCGGGTGAAATAAAAGGGCATACCCTTTGGGTTGAAAATCGGGATCGTTATAGGTCAAGCCCACTACTTGGTTTGGACTAACAAAAACAAGCGTTCCTTCATCATAATCGTAGTCTTTGCCCCCATATTTTAATTTACAGCCTTTGGCATCCTTCAAAAAAATGGCATAACAATTAAAGCGTAAGGCGTTATACCCCTTTATAACTTTTCCGTTTTCTGCAACCGTATTAAAATCGACCATACCGATCAAGGGGTGTAAAACTTCCTGTTTCCGAAGGGAAAGGTAATCGCCTACTTTGTTAATGTCATATATATTTTCCATAAGATGCCCTAGAATTCAGGTTAAAGATAATGGATTGGCTCCCAGTACTCAAACGCCTCAACTGAATTCAGTAATAAAGGTAGGTTTATCCGTAATCTGGGTATTACATGACCTTGTCTTATGGAATACTTTTGGTCATCCTATTTTAGGAAATCTAAAAATTAAGAATCCTTCGGGCCACACACCAATAATGAAAAAACAGGGTCGTCTTTTTTACTTTATATTCCGCTATGTGATTCTGGTAATCCCTATAGATATATATGGTCAGGAAAAAGAGCCATTTCTGGACGATTTTAGGGGAACGGTGAGTGTAACCCACAACGGAATTTCTTTAGTGCCCTCTTTTTCGTTGGGGGACCCCGCCTTACTTTTCGATTTGAAATTTACCAAAGGAAACTTAAGTTTTGAACCTGATATGCGATTTGCTTTGGAAGGAAAACCTTGGTCGTTCTTGTTTTGGTTTCGGTACAAGGCTATTCAAAACGAACGATTTTCATTGCGTGTAGGCGCGCATCCGGCACTTAATTTTAGGACGGTAAGCATCATTAGAAACGGACAGACTGAGGAACTTTTAGAATCTCGAAGGTATGTGGCGGCCGAAATAGCCCCTAATTATAAAATATCCGATAAGGTGAGTATCGGTATGTATTATTTGTACGGTCGAGGTTTTGATGATGGGGTTAAAAAGACTAACTTTTTGGTGTTACATACCAACTTTGGCAATATCCCTATTTCTGGAAGCTATTATTTCAATTTTACGCCACAAGTATATTACCTTACCACTAACGACCTTACGGGCTATTATACAAGTGCTTTTTTGACGTTAGCCAAAAAGGAATTTCCCTTTTCATTGACGGGCGTGGTCAATAAAGGAGTCAAAACCCAAATTTTGCCCGATGATGATTTTACATGGAGCGTAGTATTGAACTATAGTTTTCCTTCCGTGAAAAAACCGAGGAAATCCAAAAGAAAAATATAAATTAAGGTATGAACAAAATCGAGCCATACAATTTTAAACCATGTTAGACTTAAAATATTTCGTTGCTTTTGGGGTAACCTTATTGGTTTATGGTTGCCATGAACCAAAAGAGGCACAAACCAACGAAACTTCGTTGCCCACAGATGCCATCACCATTCAAAGACAAGGTACGTTCGCCATTGGTGGAGCCGTGAAAGAGAGCCCTGGCACTTTTGATCCCATTGCCCACGGTGCATTCAATCCTACCAACCAAAGTACGGAAGGGCAGACC from Zobellia alginiliquefaciens includes:
- a CDS encoding TIR domain-containing protein, giving the protein MKPKIFIGSSVEGLNVAYAIQQNLTYDADVTVWDQGVFELSKTTIESLMKVLENSDFGIFVFNPDDLLKIRADETSVVRDNVIFEMGLFIGKLSRERVYFLKPMKGELHIPSDLLGIISGDYDSEREDGSIQAATGPFCNQVRQQVQKLGTVTLVENNPQNPDEKNSALKDDNWYSLFLDRKYGETIEKLNSLIRKEKVEEEKLNLMLWKIYCEFKTGEKNGLKKMDAFMKKHESKRNAYIGLARIYQWEEYFDKSEATIELGLKKFKNDSSLIAIRAENQIHMGETDSAIQLLEKHNPSENVEIAIHIYNIHFKIKSYDRALDVIHVTYLNFPNNEQLRYKYALVAIELEKYHIALFLLNSLVSEFPKNMSYWGYLSNTALQLDFYDLALSSNRKAEELSESKESWILSNTGNMLYNKGFYSESITYFNKSISISKESDYAHGRLASAVKDRQKEKEEINQKCKEGRISIRDYKIEAST
- a CDS encoding DUF305 domain-containing protein — protein: MENGKIDKKKYGKFFAMIATSMVAMFLLMYTHSYQIIDHFWFSETRLFMTLIMGGSMIIIMLLYMLNMYKSKKTNIAILGLGVVMIIGAIGLVRSQVTVTDTDYMEGMIPHHSIAILTSERAKIKDVRVRELADDIIKAQRKEIMEMEWLIKDIKENGVVETEAEKENRPVPKFEGRLDKETKNIEIE
- a CDS encoding RNA polymerase sigma-70 factor encodes the protein MQDNQLYQAIRNNDKEAFELLFDKYYPRLCFFSMQFSVDKEAAEEVVSDVFLKLWNNRKKNEVKHLLPFLYTSVKNTTLNFKKSSRRHLWLEDDDYLVDEENQESKIIVREELENIQKIIARMPPKRRTIFMLNRMDGLKYKEIAEIMNISVHTVQNQMVLAVKFLYDQFPDKKIKDSL
- a CDS encoding FecR family protein — protein: MIEDKFWELATKYMSNEASEEDINELFLLLKSDEKYQKAFSDTVEKWNGVTSPRDFQFNTKASKQKLLEEIDKRSSPISKIRAFSKSSNFRLKAAAMVVVLLGTYFLTNSILEGREWKEFQTVTNEKLKIILPDSTHVWLNQNSSISYNYSNPEERLLKLEGEAFFDVARNESRPFLIEGPYFKTQVLGTSFNIHSRNEEDASVSVVSGKVSVSANESNALLLLERGDGAIFRQGDKSLSKRKLNDVDNEMAWIEGRFVFENSTMKSVLNYLSKYYKVTFDLSNENLNNCLITASFKGESLNNILTILCASLDCKYEIVANRTIILSGNGCQKKPGDITSIVPAKNQ
- a CDS encoding helix-turn-helix domain-containing protein, which produces MENIYDINKVGDYLSLRKQEVLHPLIGMVDFNTVAENGKVIKGYNALRFNCYAIFLKDAKGCKLKYGGKDYDYDEGTLVFVSPNQVVGLTYNDPDFQPKGYALLFHPDLLLGTELGKKMSDYSFFSYSSNEALHLSAKERKVILSVLDKIQFELEQNMDKHSKKLIVANIELFLDYCLRFYDRQFLTREVVHQGALEKFNGLLGEYFSSEKPQTYGLPSVGYFADQLHLSSNYFGDLVKKETGTSAQEYIQAKLIEVAKEKVFDPNKSVSEIAYELGFKYPQHFTRLFKQRVGHSPSEFRSLN
- a CDS encoding TonB-dependent receptor, whose product is MKKIKRKQKNNHTFCPSRAFHLLLAILMGVNVSARSVSVPQVLDTKVSVSVEEETVESLLKKIESVSEISFVYSKSKVSLVDKISRTYVDKSIKFILTDALPQDVSFGTAQNTVILKKKKQTAPKKVMSFQANGRATGTITDKNGNFLPYATVIALGTRRGTTSDIDGTYSLELPEGSYTLQAKYIGYMDAEIPVTIAGDSTVSANIVLKENATALEETVVYGNLSRGQAKALNEQKNAENFKNVVSYEQFSKYADRNAAEALQRIPGIALSRDQGEGELVSIRGLSPRFNAVQVNGSRIPSPDPDTDRAVGLDLLQADLMESIVVNKTLTPEMDGDAIGGTVNFNLKQAPDKPILNVSASGGFNQQQSEFEDLGKDLQSFSAVLGKRFFNDKLGLIAAGSYYRTNRGSLLNQYLYTDETSLNIEEKRNNDYDVRRVRYGLMFSPDIRFDKKNSLKLLANYNVYDDDEIRRLVDYLVTDGEESRETRNRGEYQKHALYQLSGDHDLSAMDISYRFSYTEAEEEMPYRTYWRFGRDVDYSGLSNDELTNLGVKDNPDTDSQLFLNRVRFDNNLTEDKNYEGRLDIEFPFELIGMENKLKVGGKFRNKNRISDAKRSQLDVDEDVNPFPINGGDFGFINIRANDPEASQVGGLDDFVVDEDRGDGTDYEAEENAVAAYVKLSLGLTEKLSLVTGVRFESTNNKYSAIRADDFNTVNEFTYSNLLPSAQFKYNFDDNTLMRLAYSSGFTRPPFSALIPGPDNIDRDSRRITRRNPELEPSTVNNFDFIFEKYSNNLGVFTVGLFGKFVDNQIQTQRSFTDFEGDLYTVFQSINGENAKAMGVEVSLVHKFLNDGVPFLKWFGVSTNYTYAYTEQKISTIVDDEVVNRTLPFESPKNIFNLGLFYENPKIGLTFTASGVYRDAILIDLGDNELTDFYFGDEFHLDISASQRITKKLSAFVQVNNITDQDEREFFGDPNEDFSRIHQTEGYGFWGSVGLKYEL